A single Pseudomonas sp. HN11 DNA region contains:
- a CDS encoding MFS transporter: MPIANAAPATTVADPVNTLYHKITWKLIPFLCFCYLAAYLDRINIGFAKLQMLDQLQFSETAFGLGAGLFFVGYIIFEVPSNLVLERVGAKIWIARIMITWGLLSACTMLVTSTTQFYILRFLLGAAEAGFLPGVLYYLTTWFPTHRRGRIIALFMIGLPLSSVIGGPLSGWIMGHFDHMGGLRGWQWLFLIEAVPSVLLGVLTFWALPNTYQQAKWLSDEEKALLETQLRKDDADGAASKHSFRDGFFNLKVWMLGGIDFSILLSAYAMGFWMPTFIRNAGVTDTFHIGVLTALPSVAALLGMLLIGASSDKHRERRWHIIVPFFIGAAAMATSTFFTHNVAATVTLFAIASAAIIGAVPVFFSLPATFLKGTAAATGFALACSVANIAGLVSNSLMGVAIDVTGSSAGALWFFAGCLILSSFLVIALPAKLVNR; this comes from the coding sequence ATGCCCATTGCGAATGCAGCGCCCGCGACCACGGTCGCAGACCCCGTCAACACGCTTTACCACAAGATCACCTGGAAGCTGATTCCCTTCCTGTGCTTCTGCTACCTGGCCGCCTACCTGGACCGCATCAACATCGGCTTCGCCAAGTTGCAGATGCTCGACCAGTTGCAGTTCAGCGAAACCGCGTTCGGCCTCGGCGCCGGGCTGTTCTTTGTCGGCTATATCATCTTTGAGGTCCCAAGCAACCTGGTGTTGGAGCGGGTCGGCGCGAAGATCTGGATCGCGCGCATCATGATCACCTGGGGCCTGCTCTCGGCCTGCACCATGCTGGTCACCTCTACGACTCAGTTCTATATCCTGCGTTTTCTGCTTGGCGCGGCCGAAGCGGGTTTTCTGCCGGGCGTGCTGTACTACCTGACCACCTGGTTTCCCACCCATCGACGTGGGCGCATCATCGCGTTATTCATGATCGGCCTGCCGCTCTCCAGCGTGATCGGTGGCCCGCTGTCCGGCTGGATCATGGGCCACTTCGACCACATGGGCGGCCTGCGTGGCTGGCAGTGGCTGTTTCTGATCGAAGCGGTGCCTAGCGTGTTGCTTGGCGTGCTGACCTTCTGGGCCCTGCCCAATACCTACCAGCAAGCCAAATGGCTGTCAGACGAGGAAAAAGCCCTGCTGGAAACCCAATTGCGCAAGGATGACGCCGATGGCGCCGCCAGCAAGCACAGCTTCCGCGATGGTTTCTTCAACCTCAAGGTATGGATGCTCGGCGGAATCGACTTCTCGATCCTGCTCAGCGCCTACGCCATGGGCTTCTGGATGCCGACCTTCATCCGTAACGCCGGGGTCACCGACACCTTTCATATCGGCGTGCTCACCGCATTGCCAAGCGTCGCCGCCCTGCTCGGCATGCTGCTGATTGGCGCCAGTTCGGACAAACACCGCGAACGCCGCTGGCACATCATCGTGCCGTTTTTCATCGGCGCAGCGGCGATGGCCACCAGCACCTTCTTCACCCATAACGTGGCAGCCACGGTGACGCTGTTTGCGATTGCTTCGGCGGCGATCATCGGCGCGGTGCCGGTGTTCTTCAGCCTGCCAGCGACCTTTCTCAAAGGCACCGCGGCGGCCACCGGCTTTGCTTTGGCCTGTTCGGTGGCAAATATCGCAGGCTTGGTGAGCAACTCGTTGATGGGCGTTGCGATCGACGTCACGGGCAGCAGTGCGGGTGCCTTGTGGTTTTTCGCCGGCTGCCTGATCCTCAGCAGCTTCCTGGTCATCGCCTTGCCGGCGAAACTGGTGAACCGTTAA
- a CDS encoding nucleoside hydrolase: protein MQGFLKSCALLVAVGLCAGTAQAAEKVIFDTDFNVLNDDGQAFIMLAQLHAQKRIELLGMTLVSGNAWVDQEQVDALKAVERMGVEKAVGVYSGAAYPLLHDYATYEAEKALFGSGWPGAFKNPRPTSPKQLIAPPDGLATHTQLRKETAAQFIVDSVRANPHQVTILAVGPLTNVALAIRSAPDIVPLIKRIVYMGGALEIPGNTTPAAEFNWWFDPEAAKIVLRSPIEHVIFPNDVCEKVTFDKTVYQRVIAQKGAIADLYKHAFGPLFDKDPSYHSFTWDSLPALYLVNPDIVTESRELWVDVDATFGADYGRALGYQKGAPTGTQKAKVVFGVDQKKFWDGYVNLVTLPTPVKH from the coding sequence ATGCAAGGATTCCTGAAAAGCTGCGCGCTGCTTGTTGCCGTCGGCCTGTGTGCCGGCACCGCCCAGGCCGCAGAGAAAGTCATTTTTGATACCGACTTCAACGTGCTCAACGATGACGGCCAGGCCTTCATCATGCTCGCCCAGCTCCACGCGCAAAAACGCATCGAACTGCTGGGCATGACCCTGGTCAGCGGCAACGCCTGGGTCGACCAGGAGCAGGTCGATGCGCTCAAGGCAGTGGAACGCATGGGCGTGGAGAAAGCGGTCGGCGTCTACTCCGGCGCCGCCTACCCGCTGCTGCATGACTACGCCACCTACGAGGCGGAAAAGGCATTGTTCGGCTCCGGCTGGCCGGGGGCATTCAAGAACCCCCGCCCTACTTCGCCCAAGCAGTTGATCGCGCCACCCGATGGCCTGGCGACACACACCCAATTGCGCAAGGAAACCGCCGCGCAATTCATCGTCGACAGCGTGCGCGCCAACCCGCATCAAGTGACCATTCTCGCGGTCGGCCCACTGACCAACGTCGCCCTGGCGATCCGTTCGGCGCCGGATATCGTGCCGCTGATCAAACGCATCGTGTACATGGGCGGTGCCCTGGAGATTCCGGGCAATACCACGCCGGCGGCGGAATTCAACTGGTGGTTCGACCCGGAGGCCGCGAAGATCGTGTTGCGCTCGCCGATCGAACACGTGATTTTCCCCAATGATGTGTGCGAGAAAGTCACCTTCGACAAAACGGTGTACCAGCGCGTGATTGCCCAGAAAGGCGCGATTGCCGATCTGTACAAGCACGCGTTCGGCCCCTTGTTCGACAAGGACCCGAGCTACCACAGCTTTACCTGGGACAGCTTGCCGGCGCTGTACCTGGTCAATCCGGACATCGTCACCGAATCCCGGGAACTGTGGGTCGATGTGGATGCCACCTTCGGCGCCGACTACGGCCGCGCACTGGGCTACCAGAAAGGCGCCCCGACTGGCACGCAGAAGGCCAAGGTAGTGTTCGGCGTGGACCAGAAGAAATTCTGGGATGGCTACGTCAACCTTGTAACCTTGCCGACGCCGGTTAAGCACTGA
- a CDS encoding MalY/PatB family protein encodes MSFDFDTIHPRLGTGSTKWNRYPQDVLPMWIADMDIAAPPAVLQALHARLDQQILGYSVAGPDVREAIVADLWTKYAWRVQPEDLLFLPGVEPGFNMALHAFVQPGQPVVLQTPNYRPIRLAPGHWNLPRIEVPFERVNGEYLTPMPAMRQALTGAGALLLSNPHNPIGKVFPREELLAVANACLEHGALIISDEIHAELCFDGRRHTPTASLSDEIAQRTITLMSASKAYNVAGLKTCFAVIQNAEIRERFNNARCGMVDSVSPLGLEATRAAYSQCSDWLDALVQYLQSNRDYLLDAVQTRLPGVVMHAPQGTYLAWLDCSALGLDDPQQFFLEQAKVGLSAGIEFGDDSQQFVRLNFGCPRAMLEEGLQRMERSLQKR; translated from the coding sequence ATGAGCTTTGATTTCGACACGATCCACCCCCGCCTCGGCACCGGCAGCACCAAGTGGAACCGCTACCCACAAGACGTTTTGCCGATGTGGATCGCGGACATGGACATCGCCGCCCCACCCGCCGTACTGCAGGCCTTGCATGCGCGTCTCGACCAGCAGATTCTCGGCTACAGCGTGGCGGGTCCAGATGTGCGCGAAGCCATCGTCGCTGACCTGTGGACCAAATACGCTTGGCGCGTACAGCCCGAAGACCTGCTGTTTTTGCCTGGGGTCGAGCCCGGCTTCAATATGGCGCTGCACGCGTTTGTCCAGCCGGGCCAACCGGTGGTGCTGCAAACCCCCAACTACCGGCCGATTCGCCTGGCACCGGGCCACTGGAACCTGCCGCGCATCGAAGTCCCCTTCGAACGGGTCAACGGTGAGTACCTCACGCCAATGCCCGCCATGCGCCAGGCGCTGACCGGCGCCGGCGCCCTGTTGCTGAGCAACCCGCACAACCCCATCGGCAAAGTCTTCCCTCGCGAAGAACTGCTGGCCGTGGCCAACGCCTGCCTGGAACACGGCGCGCTGATTATCTCCGACGAAATTCACGCCGAGTTGTGCTTCGACGGCCGCCGCCACACCCCCACCGCCAGCCTCAGCGATGAAATCGCCCAGCGCACCATCACCCTGATGTCGGCGAGCAAGGCCTATAACGTGGCGGGCCTGAAGACCTGCTTTGCCGTGATCCAGAACGCCGAGATTCGCGAGCGCTTCAACAATGCCCGTTGCGGCATGGTCGACAGCGTCAGCCCACTGGGCCTGGAAGCCACCCGCGCGGCCTACAGCCAGTGCAGTGATTGGCTTGACGCGCTGGTGCAATACTTGCAAAGCAACCGTGACTACCTGCTCGACGCCGTGCAAACCCGCCTGCCTGGCGTGGTGATGCACGCGCCACAAGGCACCTACCTGGCCTGGCTGGATTGCAGCGCCCTGGGCCTGGATGACCCGCAGCAGTTCTTCCTGGAACAGGCCAAGGTCGGCTTGAGCGCCGGTATCGAGTTCGGTGACGACAGCCAGCAATTCGTGCGTCTGAACTTCGGCTGCCCACGGGCGATGCTGGAAGAAGGTTTACAGCGCATGGAGCGCAGTCTGCAAAAACGCTGA
- a CDS encoding TOBE domain-containing protein translates to MTIKAINVRNQFKGVIKEILLGEVVSEIDVQTASGIVTSVITTRSVRDLELKVGSEVIAFVKSTEVSIAKL, encoded by the coding sequence ATGACCATTAAAGCGATCAACGTGCGCAACCAGTTCAAAGGAGTGATAAAGGAAATCCTGCTGGGGGAAGTGGTGTCGGAAATCGACGTGCAGACCGCGTCCGGCATCGTTACGTCGGTGATCACCACCCGCTCGGTGCGTGACCTGGAATTGAAAGTGGGCAGTGAGGTGATTGCCTTTGTGAAATCGACTGAAGTGTCCATCGCCAAATTGTGA
- a CDS encoding aliphatic sulfonate ABC transporter substrate-binding protein: MKPYAQRLLGACALALCLQPLAQAAESDPAEVNLDYAYYSPVSLVLKHFGWLEQALPQSKVGWVLSQGSNRSLEYLNSGGVDFASSASLSAVLSRANGSPIKSVYVYSRAEWTALVVRKDSPFKHVTDLKGKKIAATKGTDPYLFTLRSLQKAGLKKDDVELVHLQHPDGRTALEKGDVDAWAGLDPHMAASEIQAGSRLLYRNKDFNSYGVVSVTEKFAKAHPQTITKVLGAYEKARDWAVKHPDEFAKLLADESGLPLEVAKLQLSRTDLSTPFLSSKDVVASKAAAPILVSEELVRKGVNVDQVIDQLIDTSFGH, encoded by the coding sequence ATGAAACCCTACGCCCAACGCTTACTCGGCGCCTGCGCCCTCGCCCTGTGCCTGCAACCATTGGCCCAGGCGGCCGAATCCGATCCCGCCGAGGTCAACCTCGACTATGCCTATTACTCGCCCGTGAGCCTGGTGCTCAAGCACTTCGGCTGGTTGGAACAAGCCCTGCCGCAATCCAAGGTCGGTTGGGTGCTGAGCCAGGGCAGTAACCGTTCGCTGGAGTACCTCAACAGTGGCGGCGTGGACTTTGCTTCGTCGGCCAGCCTGTCGGCAGTATTGAGCCGCGCCAATGGCAGCCCGATCAAGTCGGTGTACGTGTACAGCCGTGCCGAATGGACCGCCCTCGTGGTACGCAAAGACTCACCGTTCAAGCACGTCACCGACCTCAAGGGTAAGAAAATCGCCGCCACCAAAGGCACCGACCCGTACCTGTTCACCCTGCGCAGCCTGCAAAAGGCCGGGCTGAAAAAAGACGATGTGGAACTGGTGCACCTGCAACATCCAGACGGCCGCACCGCGTTGGAAAAAGGTGATGTGGACGCCTGGGCCGGCCTTGATCCGCACATGGCCGCCAGCGAAATCCAGGCTGGGTCGCGCCTGCTGTACCGCAACAAAGACTTCAACAGCTACGGCGTGGTCAGCGTCACCGAGAAGTTCGCCAAGGCGCATCCGCAAACCATCACCAAGGTGCTCGGCGCCTATGAAAAAGCCCGGGATTGGGCAGTCAAACACCCGGATGAATTCGCCAAACTGCTGGCCGACGAATCCGGCCTGCCGCTGGAAGTGGCCAAGCTGCAACTCTCGCGTACCGACTTGAGTACGCCATTCCTGAGCAGCAAGGATGTGGTGGCGTCCAAGGCGGCCGCTCCGATCCTGGTGTCCGAAGAACTGGTGCGCAAAGGGGTAAATGTGGACCAAGTGATCGACCAGTTGATCGACACCTCGTTCGGCCACTAA
- a CDS encoding ABC transporter permease, which produces MTSKTHALPLAAPVVINRSAWPRRLKGLVLPVLILLVLEVVVRVGWLPSYQMPAPSEIAVTLTDLAEGALWKHISASLGRVLLGFAIGASLAWMFLVAAELIAATMGLGYLLSDGRETSRPDIVLAAIIVLALLGKVSDGLLAALERRCLAWRDTFQGAGQ; this is translated from the coding sequence ATGACCAGCAAAACCCACGCATTGCCCCTCGCCGCGCCGGTGGTGATCAACCGCAGTGCCTGGCCGAGACGGCTCAAGGGCCTGGTGTTGCCGGTGCTGATCCTGCTGGTGCTGGAGGTGGTGGTGCGCGTAGGTTGGCTGCCGTCCTACCAGATGCCGGCGCCCAGCGAGATTGCCGTGACGCTCACCGACCTGGCTGAAGGCGCCTTGTGGAAGCACATCAGCGCCAGTCTGGGCCGGGTGCTGCTGGGCTTTGCCATTGGCGCCAGCCTGGCGTGGATGTTTCTGGTGGCGGCGGAGTTGATCGCGGCCACCATGGGGTTGGGTTACCTGCTCAGTGATGGGCGGGAAACTTCGCGGCCGGATATCGTGCTGGCAGCAATTATTGTGTTGGCGTTACTGGGCAAGGTCAGCGATGGCCTGCTCGCGGCGCTGGAGAGGCGCTGCCTGGCCTGGCGCGACACGTTCCAGGGAGCAGGACAATGA
- a CDS encoding ABC transporter ATP-binding protein, which yields MSVEPLLDIHIARKSFASTTVLKDVRLVLQPREAVSLLGPSGCGKSTLLRIVAGLEQDFQGELRSPDGEVAFVFQEPRLMPWLTVEQNIGFSDDSHYDKAWVAQLIEEVGLKGFAQALPKTLSGGMAQRVAIARGLYSRPQVLLLDEPFSAVDAFTRMKLQDLLLQLAEHHAIALLLVTHDVDEALYLSDRVLVMDNRPSSIRQELAVNLPHPRDRRDPLLAKLKAQSLTELQRAHVI from the coding sequence ATGAGCGTAGAACCGCTGTTGGATATTCACATCGCGCGTAAAAGCTTCGCCAGCACCACCGTGTTGAAAGACGTGCGCCTGGTGCTGCAACCGCGGGAAGCCGTCAGCCTGCTCGGCCCCAGTGGCTGTGGCAAAAGCACCTTGCTGCGCATCGTCGCCGGCCTGGAACAGGACTTCCAGGGCGAACTGCGCAGCCCCGATGGCGAAGTAGCCTTTGTGTTCCAGGAACCACGGTTGATGCCCTGGCTCACGGTGGAACAGAACATCGGCTTCAGCGATGACAGCCACTACGACAAGGCCTGGGTCGCGCAGTTGATCGAGGAAGTCGGCCTGAAGGGTTTTGCCCAGGCGCTGCCCAAGACGCTGTCCGGCGGCATGGCGCAGCGGGTAGCGATTGCGCGGGGGCTGTATTCACGGCCGCAAGTGTTACTGCTGGATGAGCCGTTCAGCGCAGTCGATGCGTTTACTCGTATGAAGCTGCAGGATTTGCTGCTGCAGCTGGCCGAACATCATGCCATCGCCTTGTTGCTGGTGACCCATGATGTGGACGAGGCACTGTACCTGAGTGACCGGGTGCTGGTGATGGACAACCGACCGAGCAGCATTCGCCAGGAATTGGCGGTCAATCTGCCGCACCCGCGGGACCGGCGTGACCCATTGCTGGCGAAGCTCAAGGCGCAATCCTTGACTGAGCTGCAACGTGCCCACGTGATCTAG
- a CDS encoding FecR domain-containing protein: MSRDVARAAAQWLALLESGGATERDHAALQHWRDSHPQHEQTWQKAQTLRQRFSDLPQALAMASLDRPQPGRRAVLKRALGTAALVPTAWLVSRQLPLEAWRADLHTVTGERKRIELADGVNLQLNTATAVDVDLAQRRISLVEGELALDVPGTAAMTVQTRYGELRVSQAEVCVRQLAADCLVSVLKGSVQVRDLNGQMATLQGGQQAPLIASGLGAWVPFDVLQLGWRDGVLTAQNQALGDVLRELERYRPGVLRWEPSLESLRVTGSFRLDDTDRILSLLASTLGLKVQTRTRYWVTLRKVV, from the coding sequence GTGAGCCGCGACGTTGCCCGCGCTGCCGCCCAGTGGCTGGCGCTGCTCGAATCCGGCGGGGCGACTGAGCGTGATCACGCCGCCTTGCAACACTGGCGTGACAGCCATCCCCAGCACGAACAGACCTGGCAAAAAGCCCAGACCCTGCGCCAGCGCTTCAGCGACTTGCCCCAGGCGCTGGCGATGGCCAGCCTCGACCGCCCGCAACCTGGGCGCCGCGCGGTGCTCAAGCGTGCTTTGGGTACCGCGGCGCTGGTACCGACCGCCTGGCTGGTCAGCCGTCAATTGCCCCTCGAGGCCTGGCGTGCTGACTTGCATACCGTCACCGGCGAGCGCAAGCGTATAGAGCTGGCCGATGGTGTCAACTTGCAGCTTAATACGGCGACGGCGGTAGACGTGGACCTGGCGCAACGTCGCATCAGCCTGGTGGAGGGCGAGCTGGCGCTGGATGTGCCAGGCACGGCGGCGATGACCGTGCAGACGCGCTACGGCGAGCTGCGGGTCAGCCAGGCTGAAGTGTGTGTACGGCAGCTGGCCGCCGATTGTCTGGTGTCTGTGCTTAAAGGCTCCGTCCAGGTGCGCGACTTGAACGGGCAAATGGCGACTTTGCAAGGTGGGCAGCAAGCGCCGCTCATAGCCAGCGGACTAGGGGCCTGGGTGCCTTTCGATGTGTTGCAACTAGGCTGGCGCGATGGTGTGCTGACCGCGCAGAACCAGGCGCTGGGTGACGTCCTGCGGGAGCTGGAGCGTTATCGACCGGGTGTGTTGCGCTGGGAGCCGAGCCTGGAATCGTTGCGGGTCACCGGCAGTTTCCGCCTGGACGACACCGACCGCATCCTCAGCCTGCTGGCCTCGACCCTGGGGCTGAAGGTGCAGACGCGAACGCGGTATTGGGTGACCTTGCGCAAGGTCGTCTAG
- a CDS encoding sigma-70 family RNA polymerase sigma factor, with amino-acid sequence MNDVVVPTLAPELTLSSLYRDHRSWLESWLRRRLGNAWDAADLSQDTFLRVLATAQPIAQIQEPRAYLVTVGKRLLVNFHQRRSLEQAYLNALANLPQTCVPSPEQRWLVLETLQALDELLDGLPVLVRRAFLWSQLEGLGYREIAERLDVSERTVKRYMAQAYEHCLLVDL; translated from the coding sequence ATGAATGATGTTGTTGTTCCGACCCTCGCCCCCGAACTGACGCTGTCGAGCCTGTACCGTGACCATCGCAGTTGGCTGGAAAGCTGGCTGCGCCGGCGCCTGGGCAATGCCTGGGATGCGGCCGACCTGAGCCAGGATACGTTCTTGCGGGTGCTGGCCACTGCTCAGCCGATTGCGCAGATTCAGGAGCCGCGCGCCTACCTGGTGACCGTCGGCAAGCGCCTGCTGGTGAATTTCCATCAGCGGCGCAGCCTTGAGCAGGCCTATCTGAATGCCTTGGCGAATCTCCCGCAAACCTGCGTGCCGTCGCCCGAACAGCGCTGGCTGGTACTGGAGACCCTGCAAGCGCTGGATGAGTTGCTCGATGGTTTGCCGGTACTGGTTCGCCGTGCCTTTTTGTGGAGCCAACTGGAAGGGCTGGGTTATCGGGAAATCGCCGAACGCCTGGATGTGTCGGAGCGCACGGTAAAACGTTACATGGCCCAGGCTTACGAACACTGCCTGCTGGTGGACCTGTGA
- a CDS encoding LpxA family transferase, giving the protein MIRLTDYIAPFSQSRLAPWADLTPWALVSQAPAIVRQLLAELPADEYGIEDEVAIHRTATVEPGALLKGPLIIGAHCFIANGSLLRGGCWLDAHCIIGPGAELKTSFMFSASKLAHFNFVGDSVLGQGINLEAGSIVANYRNERDDKEVQVRVGNVLQRTGCDKFGALLGDQCRIGANAVLAPGAVLKPDSVIGRGQVFDAEACE; this is encoded by the coding sequence TTGATCCGACTCACCGATTATATCGCCCCTTTCTCTCAGTCCCGCCTTGCGCCGTGGGCCGACCTGACGCCTTGGGCACTGGTCAGTCAGGCACCTGCCATCGTTCGACAGTTGCTGGCCGAACTGCCGGCCGACGAATACGGTATCGAGGATGAAGTCGCCATCCATCGTACGGCTACTGTCGAGCCTGGAGCATTGCTCAAGGGCCCTCTGATCATCGGTGCCCACTGCTTTATCGCCAACGGCTCGTTGCTGCGTGGCGGTTGCTGGCTGGATGCACACTGCATTATCGGCCCCGGTGCTGAATTGAAGACTTCTTTCATGTTCAGCGCCAGCAAGCTGGCGCACTTCAACTTTGTCGGCGATTCAGTGCTGGGGCAGGGGATCAACCTGGAGGCGGGGAGCATCGTCGCCAACTACCGCAATGAGCGCGATGACAAGGAGGTGCAGGTGCGAGTCGGCAACGTATTGCAGCGCACCGGTTGCGACAAGTTCGGCGCGCTGCTCGGTGATCAGTGCCGAATCGGTGCCAATGCAGTGTTGGCGCCGGGGGCCGTGCTCAAGCCTGACAGCGTGATAGGGCGCGGGCAGGTATTTGACGCAGAGGCTTGCGAATAA
- a CDS encoding threo-3-hydroxy-L-aspartate ammonia-lyase: MHLPTYQDVIAAAQQLEGIAHQTPVFTSRTLDALTGAQVFIKCENLQRAGSFKFRGAFNALSRFDDQQRKAGVVAFSSGNHAQGIALAAQLLGIPATIVMPTDAPAAKVAATREYGASVVLYDRFTEDREQIGRTLASEHGLTLIPPYDHPHILAGQGTAAKELLEAIGPLDALFVGLGGGGMLSGTALSTRALAPDCLLYGVEPEAGNDGQRSLRSGSIVHIDTPTTIADGAQTQHLGDYTFPIIRDKVNDILTVSDAQLVEAMKFFMQRMKLVVEPTGCLGLAALLNEGDRFKSQRVGIIVTGGNVDIQKYTALLGETS; encoded by the coding sequence ATGCATTTGCCGACTTACCAAGACGTTATCGCCGCCGCCCAGCAGCTGGAAGGTATTGCCCACCAAACGCCGGTATTCACCTCACGCACCCTCGACGCGCTGACCGGCGCCCAGGTCTTTATCAAGTGTGAAAACCTGCAACGCGCCGGTTCGTTCAAGTTTCGCGGAGCCTTCAACGCGTTGTCGCGCTTCGATGATCAGCAGCGTAAGGCCGGCGTGGTGGCGTTTTCCTCCGGTAACCACGCCCAGGGGATTGCCCTGGCGGCGCAGTTGCTCGGCATACCGGCGACCATCGTGATGCCCACCGATGCGCCGGCCGCCAAGGTCGCGGCCACCCGCGAATATGGCGCCAGCGTGGTGCTGTATGACCGCTTCACCGAGGACCGCGAGCAGATCGGCCGTACCCTGGCGAGTGAGCACGGCCTGACCCTGATCCCACCCTACGACCACCCGCACATCCTCGCCGGGCAAGGCACGGCCGCCAAGGAATTGCTGGAGGCCATCGGCCCGCTGGATGCGTTGTTCGTTGGCCTCGGCGGCGGTGGCATGCTCTCGGGGACCGCGCTGAGCACCCGCGCCCTGGCGCCTGACTGCCTGCTGTATGGCGTCGAGCCTGAAGCCGGCAATGACGGCCAACGCTCGTTGCGCAGCGGCAGCATTGTGCATATCGACACGCCAACAACCATCGCCGATGGCGCTCAGACCCAACACCTGGGCGATTACACCTTCCCCATCATTCGCGACAAGGTGAATGACATCCTCACCGTGTCAGATGCCCAGTTGGTCGAGGCGATGAAGTTCTTCATGCAACGCATGAAACTGGTGGTCGAGCCTACCGGTTGCCTGGGGCTGGCGGCATTGCTCAACGAGGGCGACCGGTTCAAGAGCCAGCGCGTGGGCATTATCGTCACCGGTGGCAACGTCGATATTCAGAAGTACACCGCCCTGCTCGGTGAGACCTCATGA
- a CDS encoding helix-turn-helix transcriptional regulator, translating into MKNTSPDDTHLISQLEQIAEGLSKTFSPFCEVVLHDLRDPQHSILAIHNNLSGRTPGDPTTELGLARIADPDYPQVIANYQNQFSDGRQVKSTSIGIKGVGGEYVAALCMNVDLSLFRGLQGMLEQFGSVSGDKLIESLDPSGADIIRARIDQFAARLATTPRALKTADRRVLLLELKDSGCLDIRRSMETVASHLGVSRAAVYTYAK; encoded by the coding sequence ATGAAAAACACCTCTCCCGATGATACTCACCTGATCAGCCAGCTCGAACAGATTGCCGAAGGCTTGAGCAAGACCTTCAGCCCATTCTGCGAAGTGGTGCTGCACGACTTGCGCGACCCGCAGCACTCGATCCTGGCGATACACAACAACCTCTCCGGGCGCACGCCGGGAGACCCGACCACCGAACTGGGTCTGGCGCGGATTGCCGACCCGGACTACCCGCAAGTCATCGCCAACTACCAGAACCAGTTCAGCGACGGTCGCCAGGTCAAGAGCACATCGATCGGCATCAAGGGCGTCGGCGGCGAGTACGTCGCGGCCTTGTGCATGAACGTCGATCTTTCGTTGTTCCGGGGCTTGCAGGGCATGCTTGAGCAGTTCGGTTCGGTCAGCGGCGACAAGCTCATCGAGTCCCTGGACCCTTCCGGGGCCGATATCATCCGTGCCCGCATCGACCAGTTCGCCGCGCGCTTGGCTACCACCCCGCGTGCACTGAAGACGGCGGACCGACGTGTGTTGCTGCTGGAACTCAAAGACTCGGGCTGCCTGGACATTCGCCGGTCCATGGAAACCGTGGCCTCGCACCTGGGCGTGTCGCGCGCGGCGGTCTACACCTACGCCAAGTAG